The Phormidium sp. PBR-2020 DNA segment CCTTAATTTTAAGCAGCCAAGCGTTTTATTGTAACACGTGGGGGAAGAGGCAAGAGGGGAACCAGGTAGGGGCGTACCCTTGTGGTCGCCCTAGGTAGGGGCGTCCCCTTGTGGTCGCCCTAGGTAGGGGTATACCGCAAGTGGCTCGCTCGTTTCTGGCAGGGGCATCCGGGGGGGGATGCCCTTATCTCTGGGTTACTTTTTTACCACTGGGTCGCCGTTGGCATCTAGGAGGGCCCGTTTGGGACCGTGGATGGGATCTTCGACGATGATGGTTTGGTGCCGGCCGGCCCCTAGGGAGACGATGGCGATGGGAACTTCCATCAGTTCAGCTAGGAACTTGAGATAGTTCAAGGCTTCTGTGGGTAAGTCTTCTAATGTCCGACAGTCTTCGGTGTTGGATTGCCAGCCGGGGAGGGTTTCGTAAATGGGTTTGCAGTTGGCGAATTGACGGGCGCTGCTGGGGAAGTCTTCGGTGCGGATGCCGTCGATTTCGTAGGCAACGCAGACTTTGATCTCGGGTAGGGTGTCGAGAACGTCGAGTTTGGTGATGGCGAGACAGTCCATGCCGTTGATGCGGACGGCGTAGCGGCCAATCACTGCGTCAAACCAACCACAGCGCCGTTGGCGGCCGGTGGTGGTGCCAAATTCGGCACCGCGATCGCAGAGGGTGGCCCCAACGCCTTCGACCATTTCGGTGGGGAAGGGCCCTTCGCCAACACGGGTGGTGTAGGCTTTGGCAACGCCAATCACTCGGTCAACAATCGTCGGACCGACACCAGCGCCAATGCAGGCACCTCCGGCGATGGGGTTGGAGGAGGTGACGTAGGGGTAGGTTCCGTGATCGAGGTCGAGAAGGGTTCCCTGGGCCCCTTCAAAGAGGATGTTGCGACGATGACGGACGGCGTCGTTGATGGATAGGGAGGCATCAATGACATGGGGACGCAGACGCTCGGCGTATTGGAGATAGACTCGGGCGACCTCTTCGGGATCGAGCGGGGGGAGGTCATACAGTCGCTCTAGAATCTCGTTTTTAAGCGGGATGGTCCAGGCGAGAATGTCTCGTAAGCTGTCGGCATCCATCAGGTCGAGGATGCGTACTCCCGTTCGCTCGGATTTGTCGGCGTAGGTGGGGCCGATGCCTCGCTTGGTGGTGCCAATTTTGTGGCTGCCGCGCCGCTCTTCGGAGGCTTGGTCAATCATGCAATGATAGGGCATCGTTACATGAGCGGTTTGGGCGATTTTCAGGTTTTCTGTGGGAACGCCGAGGTCTTTGAGGCGATCAAGTTCCTCAATCAGAACCTGTGGGTCAATGACAGTCCCTGAGCCGATAATACATTCGGTCTGGGGGTAGAGGATACCAGACGGGATTAGATGCAGTTTAAAAGTTTTGTCTTTGACAACAACGGTATGTCCAGCATTTACCCCTCCTTGGTAACGTACTACAACATCTGCCGATCGGCTGAGCAGGTCGGTTATCTTGCCTTTTCCTTCGTCGCCCCATTGGGCACCGATTACAACTACGTTAGCCAAGGGTCTTGATTAGGGTGAAGTTTACACAATCCAAAATTATGGATAGCAGGCGTAACACTTGTCAACAGTCCTCCCTAAAACTTCGCAATACTTAGCATTGTTTAAATTCCATGACTTTTGCCAATGACCCAACTGCGGCGGAAATAGCGCCCTAGGGAGGATTCGTCGAGGGGGAGATAAATGGGTCGTCCATGGGGGCAGGTGTGAGGGTTACGGGTCTGTTGCCAGCGATCGAGCAGTTGCTGCATTTCTTTGAGGGTGAGCAGGGTTCCATTGCGGATGGCACTGCGGCAGGCGGTGGCGACTTGGGCTTCTTGTAGGTTGCCTTGACTGAGTTCTTGGAGGGCGTCGGCGCAGTCGTCCCGCCCGGCTAAGGGAATGGGGGCCTGGCGCAGGGCCCAGAGTCCGTCTCCAAAGGGGTCCACGGTGATGCCGATATGCTCTAGGTTT contains these protein-coding regions:
- a CDS encoding adenylosuccinate synthase, which encodes MANVVVIGAQWGDEGKGKITDLLSRSADVVVRYQGGVNAGHTVVVKDKTFKLHLIPSGILYPQTECIIGSGTVIDPQVLIEELDRLKDLGVPTENLKIAQTAHVTMPYHCMIDQASEERRGSHKIGTTKRGIGPTYADKSERTGVRILDLMDADSLRDILAWTIPLKNEILERLYDLPPLDPEEVARVYLQYAERLRPHVIDASLSINDAVRHRRNILFEGAQGTLLDLDHGTYPYVTSSNPIAGGACIGAGVGPTIVDRVIGVAKAYTTRVGEGPFPTEMVEGVGATLCDRGAEFGTTTGRQRRCGWFDAVIGRYAVRINGMDCLAITKLDVLDTLPEIKVCVAYEIDGIRTEDFPSSARQFANCKPIYETLPGWQSNTEDCRTLEDLPTEALNYLKFLAELMEVPIAIVSLGAGRHQTIIVEDPIHGPKRALLDANGDPVVKK